A part of Bacillus rossius redtenbacheri isolate Brsri chromosome 1, Brsri_v3, whole genome shotgun sequence genomic DNA contains:
- the LOC134535938 gene encoding uncharacterized protein LOC134535938 isoform X6: MMEFVIVLIFCVVLVIAVMVIGSGMGKATSSQRQMDIINVAQNLYVLIRKGDLKKCDVTQTTAFLLNIAKSTVLKYYKKDIEEVSTPGKKRKKRPQEGKSLDTVDDFTVNAIRNAIYRMYAEGLNVTVDTILKEIRERQIDYYGGRSSLHKLLKKMGFSWTTVDGRKALIENENIVLQRIDFLRKYKEEKERGANFIFVHETWIFQRGTVSKSWQDKSLQSAKRRTVGDGQKTADYHGEMNGETFLMWFEDMLVHLEEPSVIIMDNASYHSTQVEKTPTTNWTKAALIAWLEKNGIKHENNLLKVELLRIAKQNKPRIRWARCVDHVEKLIQADWEREVHIDSGTIPPLIIHLGEDSSSEDSDSEEFEVTTQQVDGDSEVLAVPLDDLPGCSY; this comes from the exons atgatggaatttgttatcgttttgatattttgtgtggttcttgtgattgctgtaatggtaattggttccgggatggggaaagctacttcgtcgcagcgtcagatggacatcattaacgtcgctcagaacttatatgttttaattagaaaaggcgacttgaagaaatgtgacgttacgcagacgaccgcgtttcttctcaacatcgcaaagtcaactgttctcaa gtactacaagaaagacattgaagaagtttcaacaccaggaaaaaagaggaaaaaaaggccacaggaaggaaagtcacttgacacagtcgacgatttcacagtaaatgcaatcaggaatgcaatttacaggatgtacgctgaag gtttgaatgttacagtcgacaccattttgaaagaaatcagggaaagacaaatagattattatggtggaagatcaagtcttcataaattgttaaagaagatgggattttcatggacaactgttgatggacgaaaagctttgatagagaatgaaaacatagtattgcagcgaatagatttcttgagaaagtataaagaagaaaaagaaagaggtgccaatttcatatttgttcatgaaacatggattttccagagag gaactgtatcaaagtcatggcaggacaagagtctacaatctgcgaagagacgtactgttggagatg gtcagaagactgcagactaccatggcgagatgaatggggaaactttcttgatgtggtttgaagacatgttggtgcatcttgaggaacccagtgtcatcataatggacaatgcttcatatcacagcacccag gttgagaaaacacctacaacgaactggaccaaggctgcactgatcgcgtggctggagaagaatgggataaaacatgaaaataatttgttgaaagtggagctgctgagaatagctaaacaaaacaagccccgaatacg atgggcgaggtgtgtggatcacgtggagaagctaattcaagcagactgggagagagaagtccacatagacagcggcaccattcctccactcatcatccacctcggcgaggatagttcaagtgaagacagtgacagcgaagaatttgaggttacgacacagcaagtagatggagacagtgaagtactggcagttcctcttgatgatttacccgggtgttcttattga
- the LOC134535938 gene encoding uncharacterized protein LOC134535938 isoform X4 — MMEFVIVLIFCVVLVIAVMVIGSGMGKATSSQRQMDIINVAQNLYVLIRKGDLKKCDVTQTTAFLLNIAKSTVLKYYKKDIEEVSTPGKKRKKRPQEGKSLDTVDDFTVNAIRNAIYRMYAEGLNVTVDTILKEIRERQIDYYGGRSSLHKLLKKMGFSWTTVDGRKALIENENIVLQRIDFLRKYKEEKERGANFIFVHETWIFQRGTVSKSWQDKSLQSAKRRTVGDGKRFIVVNAGGRTGFVPGAGLLFVSGQKTADYHGEMNGETFLMWFEDMLVHLEEPSVIIMDNASYHSTQVEKTPTTNWTKAALIAWLEKNGIKHENNLLKVELLRIAKQNKPRIRWARCVDHVEKLIQADWEREVHIDSGTIPPLIIHLGEDSSSEDSDSEEFEVTTQQVDGDSEVLAVPLDDLPGCSY, encoded by the exons atgatggaatttgttatcgttttgatattttgtgtggttcttgtgattgctgtaatggtaattggttccgggatggggaaagctacttcgtcgcagcgtcagatggacatcattaacgtcgctcagaacttatatgttttaattagaaaaggcgacttgaagaaatgtgacgttacgcagacgaccgcgtttcttctcaacatcgcaaagtcaactgttctcaa gtactacaagaaagacattgaagaagtttcaacaccaggaaaaaagaggaaaaaaaggccacaggaaggaaagtcacttgacacagtcgacgatttcacagtaaatgcaatcaggaatgcaatttacaggatgtacgctgaag gtttgaatgttacagtcgacaccattttgaaagaaatcagggaaagacaaatagattattatggtggaagatcaagtcttcataaattgttaaagaagatgggattttcatggacaactgttgatggacgaaaagctttgatagagaatgaaaacatagtattgcagcgaatagatttcttgagaaagtataaagaagaaaaagaaagaggtgccaatttcatatttgttcatgaaacatggattttccagagag gaactgtatcaaagtcatggcaggacaagagtctacaatctgcgaagagacgtactgttggagatggtaaaaggtttattgttgttaatgctggagggcgcactggctttgtgccaggagcaggattactttttgtttcaggtcagaagactgcagactaccatggcgagatgaatggggaaactttcttgatgtggtttgaagacatgttggtgcatcttgaggaacccagtgtcatcataatggacaatgcttcatatcacagcacccag gttgagaaaacacctacaacgaactggaccaaggctgcactgatcgcgtggctggagaagaatgggataaaacatgaaaataatttgttgaaagtggagctgctgagaatagctaaacaaaacaagccccgaatacg atgggcgaggtgtgtggatcacgtggagaagctaattcaagcagactgggagagagaagtccacatagacagcggcaccattcctccactcatcatccacctcggcgaggatagttcaagtgaagacagtgacagcgaagaatttgaggttacgacacagcaagtagatggagacagtgaagtactggcagttcctcttgatgatttacccgggtgttcttattga
- the LOC134535938 gene encoding uncharacterized protein LOC134535938 isoform X1 — protein MMEFVIVLIFCVVLVIAVMVIGSGMGKATSSQRQMDIINVAQNLYVLIRKGDLKKCDVTQTTAFLLNIAKSTVLKYYKKDIEEVSTPGKKRKKRPQEGKSLDTVDDFTVNAIRNAIYRMYAEGLNVTVDTILKEIRERQIDYYGGRSSLHKLLKKMGFSWTTVDGRKALIENENIVLQRIDFLRKYKEEKERGANFIFVHETWIFQRGKALIYLKICSVVQYKVFHFHFIYFSGTVSKSWQDKSLQSAKRRTVGDGKRFIVVNAGGRTGFVPGAGLLFVSGQKTADYHGEMNGETFLMWFEDMLVHLEEPSVIIMDNASYHSTQVEKTPTTNWTKAALIAWLEKNGIKHENNLLKVELLRIAKQNKPRIRWARCVDHVEKLIQADWEREVHIDSGTIPPLIIHLGEDSSSEDSDSEEFEVTTQQVDGDSEVLAVPLDDLPGCSY, from the exons atgatggaatttgttatcgttttgatattttgtgtggttcttgtgattgctgtaatggtaattggttccgggatggggaaagctacttcgtcgcagcgtcagatggacatcattaacgtcgctcagaacttatatgttttaattagaaaaggcgacttgaagaaatgtgacgttacgcagacgaccgcgtttcttctcaacatcgcaaagtcaactgttctcaa gtactacaagaaagacattgaagaagtttcaacaccaggaaaaaagaggaaaaaaaggccacaggaaggaaagtcacttgacacagtcgacgatttcacagtaaatgcaatcaggaatgcaatttacaggatgtacgctgaag gtttgaatgttacagtcgacaccattttgaaagaaatcagggaaagacaaatagattattatggtggaagatcaagtcttcataaattgttaaagaagatgggattttcatggacaactgttgatggacgaaaagctttgatagagaatgaaaacatagtattgcagcgaatagatttcttgagaaagtataaagaagaaaaagaaagaggtgccaatttcatatttgttcatgaaacatggattttccagagaggcaaggcattaatttatttgaaaatttgttctgtggtccaatacaaagtatttcatttccatttcatatatttttcaggaactgtatcaaagtcatggcaggacaagagtctacaatctgcgaagagacgtactgttggagatggtaaaaggtttattgttgttaatgctggagggcgcactggctttgtgccaggagcaggattactttttgtttcaggtcagaagactgcagactaccatggcgagatgaatggggaaactttcttgatgtggtttgaagacatgttggtgcatcttgaggaacccagtgtcatcataatggacaatgcttcatatcacagcacccag gttgagaaaacacctacaacgaactggaccaaggctgcactgatcgcgtggctggagaagaatgggataaaacatgaaaataatttgttgaaagtggagctgctgagaatagctaaacaaaacaagccccgaatacg atgggcgaggtgtgtggatcacgtggagaagctaattcaagcagactgggagagagaagtccacatagacagcggcaccattcctccactcatcatccacctcggcgaggatagttcaagtgaagacagtgacagcgaagaatttgaggttacgacacagcaagtagatggagacagtgaagtactggcagttcctcttgatgatttacccgggtgttcttattga
- the LOC134535938 gene encoding uncharacterized protein LOC134535938 isoform X2, producing the protein MMEFVIVLIFCVVLVIAVMVIGSGMGKATSSQRQMDIINVAQNLYVLIRKGDLKKCDVTQTTAFLLNIAKSTVLKYYKKDIEEVSTPGKKRKKRPQEGKSLDTVDDFTVNAIRNAIYRMYAEGLNVTVDTILKEIRERQIDYYGGRSSLHKLLKKMGFSWTTVDGRKALIENENIVLQRIDFLRKYKEEKERGANFIFVHETWIFQRGKALIYLKICSVVQYKVFHFHFIYFSGTVSKSWQDKSLQSAKRRTVGDGKRFIVVNAGGRTGFVPGAGLLFVSGQKTADYHGEMNGETFLMWFEDMLVHLEEPSVIIMDNASYHSTQVEKTPTTNWTKAALIAWLEKNGIKHENNLLKVELLRIAKQNKPRIRYEVDELARNYGHEILRLPPYHCHYNAIELVWAQCKHHYNSNVGRAKRFDNDAVAAIWKEALDASTPERYFYVA; encoded by the exons atgatggaatttgttatcgttttgatattttgtgtggttcttgtgattgctgtaatggtaattggttccgggatggggaaagctacttcgtcgcagcgtcagatggacatcattaacgtcgctcagaacttatatgttttaattagaaaaggcgacttgaagaaatgtgacgttacgcagacgaccgcgtttcttctcaacatcgcaaagtcaactgttctcaa gtactacaagaaagacattgaagaagtttcaacaccaggaaaaaagaggaaaaaaaggccacaggaaggaaagtcacttgacacagtcgacgatttcacagtaaatgcaatcaggaatgcaatttacaggatgtacgctgaag gtttgaatgttacagtcgacaccattttgaaagaaatcagggaaagacaaatagattattatggtggaagatcaagtcttcataaattgttaaagaagatgggattttcatggacaactgttgatggacgaaaagctttgatagagaatgaaaacatagtattgcagcgaatagatttcttgagaaagtataaagaagaaaaagaaagaggtgccaatttcatatttgttcatgaaacatggattttccagagaggcaaggcattaatttatttgaaaatttgttctgtggtccaatacaaagtatttcatttccatttcatatatttttcaggaactgtatcaaagtcatggcaggacaagagtctacaatctgcgaagagacgtactgttggagatggtaaaaggtttattgttgttaatgctggagggcgcactggctttgtgccaggagcaggattactttttgtttcaggtcagaagactgcagactaccatggcgagatgaatggggaaactttcttgatgtggtttgaagacatgttggtgcatcttgaggaacccagtgtcatcataatggacaatgcttcatatcacagcacccag gttgagaaaacacctacaacgaactggaccaaggctgcactgatcgcgtggctggagaagaatgggataaaacatgaaaataatttgttgaaagtggagctgctgagaatagctaaacaaaacaagccccgaatacg atatgaggtagacgagttggctcgtaactatggccacgaaattctacgactcccaccctatcactgccactataatgcaatcgaactagtttgggctcaatgtaaacaccattacaatagtaacgtggggcgggccaagagatttgacaatgatgcagttgcagccatctggaaagaggctcttgatgcttccacaccagagaggtatttttatgttgcatga
- the LOC134535938 gene encoding uncharacterized protein LOC134535938 isoform X5: protein MMEFVIVLIFCVVLVIAVMVIGSGMGKATSSQRQMDIINVAQNLYVLIRKGDLKKCDVTQTTAFLLNIAKSTVLKYYKKDIEEVSTPGKKRKKRPQEGKSLDTVDDFTVNAIRNAIYRMYAEGLNVTVDTILKEIRERQIDYYGGRSSLHKLLKKMGFSWTTVDGRKALIENENIVLQRIDFLRKYKEEKERGANFIFVHETWIFQRGTVSKSWQDKSLQSAKRRTVGDGKRFIVVNAGGRTGFVPGAGLLFVSGQKTADYHGEMNGETFLMWFEDMLVHLEEPSVIIMDNASYHSTQVEKTPTTNWTKAALIAWLEKNGIKHENNLLKVELLRIAKQNKPRIRYEVDELARNYGHEILRLPPYHCHYNAIELVWAQCKHHYNSNVGRAKRFDNDAVAAIWKEALDASTPERYFYVA from the exons atgatggaatttgttatcgttttgatattttgtgtggttcttgtgattgctgtaatggtaattggttccgggatggggaaagctacttcgtcgcagcgtcagatggacatcattaacgtcgctcagaacttatatgttttaattagaaaaggcgacttgaagaaatgtgacgttacgcagacgaccgcgtttcttctcaacatcgcaaagtcaactgttctcaa gtactacaagaaagacattgaagaagtttcaacaccaggaaaaaagaggaaaaaaaggccacaggaaggaaagtcacttgacacagtcgacgatttcacagtaaatgcaatcaggaatgcaatttacaggatgtacgctgaag gtttgaatgttacagtcgacaccattttgaaagaaatcagggaaagacaaatagattattatggtggaagatcaagtcttcataaattgttaaagaagatgggattttcatggacaactgttgatggacgaaaagctttgatagagaatgaaaacatagtattgcagcgaatagatttcttgagaaagtataaagaagaaaaagaaagaggtgccaatttcatatttgttcatgaaacatggattttccagagag gaactgtatcaaagtcatggcaggacaagagtctacaatctgcgaagagacgtactgttggagatggtaaaaggtttattgttgttaatgctggagggcgcactggctttgtgccaggagcaggattactttttgtttcaggtcagaagactgcagactaccatggcgagatgaatggggaaactttcttgatgtggtttgaagacatgttggtgcatcttgaggaacccagtgtcatcataatggacaatgcttcatatcacagcacccag gttgagaaaacacctacaacgaactggaccaaggctgcactgatcgcgtggctggagaagaatgggataaaacatgaaaataatttgttgaaagtggagctgctgagaatagctaaacaaaacaagccccgaatacg atatgaggtagacgagttggctcgtaactatggccacgaaattctacgactcccaccctatcactgccactataatgcaatcgaactagtttgggctcaatgtaaacaccattacaatagtaacgtggggcgggccaagagatttgacaatgatgcagttgcagccatctggaaagaggctcttgatgcttccacaccagagaggtatttttatgttgcatga
- the LOC134535938 gene encoding uncharacterized protein LOC134535938 isoform X3, whose protein sequence is MMEFVIVLIFCVVLVIAVMVIGSGMGKATSSQRQMDIINVAQNLYVLIRKGDLKKCDVTQTTAFLLNIAKSTVLKYYKKDIEEVSTPGKKRKKRPQEGKSLDTVDDFTVNAIRNAIYRMYAEGLNVTVDTILKEIRERQIDYYGGRSSLHKLLKKMGFSWTTVDGRKALIENENIVLQRIDFLRKYKEEKERGANFIFVHETWIFQRGKALIYLKICSVVQYKVFHFHFIYFSGTVSKSWQDKSLQSAKRRTVGDGQKTADYHGEMNGETFLMWFEDMLVHLEEPSVIIMDNASYHSTQVEKTPTTNWTKAALIAWLEKNGIKHENNLLKVELLRIAKQNKPRIRWARCVDHVEKLIQADWEREVHIDSGTIPPLIIHLGEDSSSEDSDSEEFEVTTQQVDGDSEVLAVPLDDLPGCSY, encoded by the exons atgatggaatttgttatcgttttgatattttgtgtggttcttgtgattgctgtaatggtaattggttccgggatggggaaagctacttcgtcgcagcgtcagatggacatcattaacgtcgctcagaacttatatgttttaattagaaaaggcgacttgaagaaatgtgacgttacgcagacgaccgcgtttcttctcaacatcgcaaagtcaactgttctcaa gtactacaagaaagacattgaagaagtttcaacaccaggaaaaaagaggaaaaaaaggccacaggaaggaaagtcacttgacacagtcgacgatttcacagtaaatgcaatcaggaatgcaatttacaggatgtacgctgaag gtttgaatgttacagtcgacaccattttgaaagaaatcagggaaagacaaatagattattatggtggaagatcaagtcttcataaattgttaaagaagatgggattttcatggacaactgttgatggacgaaaagctttgatagagaatgaaaacatagtattgcagcgaatagatttcttgagaaagtataaagaagaaaaagaaagaggtgccaatttcatatttgttcatgaaacatggattttccagagaggcaaggcattaatttatttgaaaatttgttctgtggtccaatacaaagtatttcatttccatttcatatatttttcaggaactgtatcaaagtcatggcaggacaagagtctacaatctgcgaagagacgtactgttggagatg gtcagaagactgcagactaccatggcgagatgaatggggaaactttcttgatgtggtttgaagacatgttggtgcatcttgaggaacccagtgtcatcataatggacaatgcttcatatcacagcacccag gttgagaaaacacctacaacgaactggaccaaggctgcactgatcgcgtggctggagaagaatgggataaaacatgaaaataatttgttgaaagtggagctgctgagaatagctaaacaaaacaagccccgaatacg atgggcgaggtgtgtggatcacgtggagaagctaattcaagcagactgggagagagaagtccacatagacagcggcaccattcctccactcatcatccacctcggcgaggatagttcaagtgaagacagtgacagcgaagaatttgaggttacgacacagcaagtagatggagacagtgaagtactggcagttcctcttgatgatttacccgggtgttcttattga
- the LOC134535938 gene encoding uncharacterized protein LOC134535938 isoform X7, giving the protein MMEFVIVLIFCVVLVIAVMVIGSGMGKATSSQRQMDIINVAQNLYVLIRKGDLKKCDVTQTTAFLLNIAKSTVLKYYKKDIEEVSTPGKKRKKRPQEGKSLDTVDDFTVNAIRNAIYRMYAEGLNVTVDTILKEIRERQIDYYGGRSSLHKLLKKMGFSWTTVDGRKALIENENIVLQRIDFLRKYKEEKERGANFIFVHETWIFQRGTVSKSWQDKSLQSAKRRTVGDGQKTADYHGEMNGETFLMWFEDMLVHLEEPSVIIMDNASYHSTQVEKTPTTNWTKAALIAWLEKNGIKHENNLLKVELLRIAKQNKPRIRYEVDELARNYGHEILRLPPYHCHYNAIELVWAQCKHHYNSNVGRAKRFDNDAVAAIWKEALDASTPERYFYVA; this is encoded by the exons atgatggaatttgttatcgttttgatattttgtgtggttcttgtgattgctgtaatggtaattggttccgggatggggaaagctacttcgtcgcagcgtcagatggacatcattaacgtcgctcagaacttatatgttttaattagaaaaggcgacttgaagaaatgtgacgttacgcagacgaccgcgtttcttctcaacatcgcaaagtcaactgttctcaa gtactacaagaaagacattgaagaagtttcaacaccaggaaaaaagaggaaaaaaaggccacaggaaggaaagtcacttgacacagtcgacgatttcacagtaaatgcaatcaggaatgcaatttacaggatgtacgctgaag gtttgaatgttacagtcgacaccattttgaaagaaatcagggaaagacaaatagattattatggtggaagatcaagtcttcataaattgttaaagaagatgggattttcatggacaactgttgatggacgaaaagctttgatagagaatgaaaacatagtattgcagcgaatagatttcttgagaaagtataaagaagaaaaagaaagaggtgccaatttcatatttgttcatgaaacatggattttccagagag gaactgtatcaaagtcatggcaggacaagagtctacaatctgcgaagagacgtactgttggagatg gtcagaagactgcagactaccatggcgagatgaatggggaaactttcttgatgtggtttgaagacatgttggtgcatcttgaggaacccagtgtcatcataatggacaatgcttcatatcacagcacccag gttgagaaaacacctacaacgaactggaccaaggctgcactgatcgcgtggctggagaagaatgggataaaacatgaaaataatttgttgaaagtggagctgctgagaatagctaaacaaaacaagccccgaatacg atatgaggtagacgagttggctcgtaactatggccacgaaattctacgactcccaccctatcactgccactataatgcaatcgaactagtttgggctcaatgtaaacaccattacaatagtaacgtggggcgggccaagagatttgacaatgatgcagttgcagccatctggaaagaggctcttgatgcttccacaccagagaggtatttttatgttgcatga
- the LOC134535938 gene encoding uncharacterized protein LOC134535938 isoform X8 yields MMEFVIVLIFCVVLVIAVMVIGSGMGKATSSQRQMDIINVAQNLYVLIRKGDLKKCDVTQTTAFLLNIAKSTVLKYYKKDIEEVSTPGKKRKKRPQEGKSLDTVDDFTVNAIRNAIYRMYAEGLNVTVDTILKEIRERQIDYYGGRSSLHKLLKKMGFSWTTVDGRKALIENENIVLQRIDFLRKYKEEKERGANFIFVHETWIFQRGKALIYLKICSVVQYKVFHFHFIYFSGTVSKSWQDKSLQSAKRRTVGDGKRFIVVNAGGRTGFVPGAGLLFVSGQKTADYHGEMNGETFLMWFEDMLVHLEEPSVIIMDNASYHSTQMGEVCGSRGEANSSRLGERSPHRQRHHSSTHHPPRRG; encoded by the exons atgatggaatttgttatcgttttgatattttgtgtggttcttgtgattgctgtaatggtaattggttccgggatggggaaagctacttcgtcgcagcgtcagatggacatcattaacgtcgctcagaacttatatgttttaattagaaaaggcgacttgaagaaatgtgacgttacgcagacgaccgcgtttcttctcaacatcgcaaagtcaactgttctcaa gtactacaagaaagacattgaagaagtttcaacaccaggaaaaaagaggaaaaaaaggccacaggaaggaaagtcacttgacacagtcgacgatttcacagtaaatgcaatcaggaatgcaatttacaggatgtacgctgaag gtttgaatgttacagtcgacaccattttgaaagaaatcagggaaagacaaatagattattatggtggaagatcaagtcttcataaattgttaaagaagatgggattttcatggacaactgttgatggacgaaaagctttgatagagaatgaaaacatagtattgcagcgaatagatttcttgagaaagtataaagaagaaaaagaaagaggtgccaatttcatatttgttcatgaaacatggattttccagagaggcaaggcattaatttatttgaaaatttgttctgtggtccaatacaaagtatttcatttccatttcatatatttttcaggaactgtatcaaagtcatggcaggacaagagtctacaatctgcgaagagacgtactgttggagatggtaaaaggtttattgttgttaatgctggagggcgcactggctttgtgccaggagcaggattactttttgtttcaggtcagaagactgcagactaccatggcgagatgaatggggaaactttcttgatgtggtttgaagacatgttggtgcatcttgaggaacccagtgtcatcataatggacaatgcttcatatcacagcacccag atgggcgaggtgtgtggatcacgtggagaagctaattcaagcagactgggagagagaagtccacatagacagcggcaccattcctccactcatcatccacctcggcgaggatag